The following are encoded in a window of Psilocybe cubensis strain MGC-MH-2018 chromosome 4, whole genome shotgun sequence genomic DNA:
- a CDS encoding Glycine-rich domain-containing protein 1, producing the protein MSDTFHLPPPPPPPPPYINNTSTPTANVNANVTNHNTSPNPNSNVTNYNYVIGNTPLTDPLVKLSHVKGHLVLLRSFSELKAKVEGFDFGRLWVPRHQDEDKERKWKWTFFVGLAVERFDVWCRSITEEDCMRSLYSIIPPVDVVMVWHTYMLNPLWYKDDCARIDVCRKMKSLERHFEQLLLDPSIMTSNPPAKPRVDHWEFNTRLGFDLFDDARNMVMVKKAISCPMCDAVIQVDYVNDEGTGYLQWNFKTACFNQGCTFGEIDKEKLALGKLSRDLARPSDSDNPANHLPGIMQSSSFGESQVKESRRIKDLVCQAAMKTAKANDNLLQGDGKEITYRQMYLAIMEVCKYSMDMLRRRMGFSYQPTLVGRIVSAYNDDKVYSIDLVGAVLRQGSFVNKMRELGWTSSRFFDGSSNELALQHALSRYHAFLDLMVSSTSSTLSGSSSKFLVPTLDIDLIWHTHQLIPAKYESDCTMLLKRFLDHDDKVEGLRLSSAFDITARAWKDRFGVQYTYCGCPTVGDTIGERLLHAIEHKSKAKAKSTTLLIPPTDQPDALSATHPSDHNSVRFIAHDERARNEKAKRYDSLIEKKEKERQAAVKKAAAKAASVNGSATEVTRDRDKSVNCGFNTAFLFPLPLEFAKGVSSPTAIASDGCIDLDGSVVVSVAGCKRTIAPAPNKMDHIAISEYCGTLSFPALLLLDCGAVEDEDEVLEWEVAFVSLAELAVFDTVTLPLRLSDGVGVAPAPALVAAPTARLTPFEIDAVVTQLDDLGVV; encoded by the exons ATGTCTGATACATTCcatctccctcctcctcctcctccacctccaccttaCATCAATAATACCAGTACACCCACTGCAAATGTAAATGCAAACGTAACCAACCACAACACCTCTCCCAATCCCAATTCCAATGTAACAAACTACAACTACGTCATCGGCAACACACCCCTAACCGACCCTCTAGTCAAACTATCCCACGTCAAAGGACATCTTGTGCTCTTACGCTCTTTTTCTGAGTTGAAAGCGAAAGTTGAAGGGTTTGATTTTGGGCGTTTGTGGGTTCCACGACACCAagatgaagataaagagaggaagtggaagtggacgTTTTTTGTTGGGTTGGCTGTGGAACG GTTCGATGTTTGGTGTAGGAGTATCACTGAAGAGGATTGTATGAGATCGTTGTACTCCATTATTCCTCCTGTGGATGTTGTAATG GTCTGGCATACCTACATGCTTAACCCTCT GTGGTACAAAGACGATTGCGCTCGAATCGACGTTTGTAGAAAGATGAAGAGCTTGGAAAGGCATTTTGAGCAGCTTTTGCTCGACCCGTCGATAATGACTTCAAATCCGCCTGCTAAACCCCGAGTGGACCATTGGGAGTTTAATACGAGGCTAGGCTTTGACTTGTTCGATGATGCGCGGAATATGGTTATGGTTAAGAAGGCTATATCGTGTCCTATGTGTGATGCGGTGATTCAAGTTG ATTATGTGAATGATGAGGGGACGGGGTATCTCCAGTGGAATTTCAAGACGGCGTGTTTTAATCAGGGGTGTACGTTTGGAGAGATTGATAAGGAGAAGTTGGCGCTTGGAAAGCTTTCGAGGGACTTAGCACGGCCGTCGGATAGTGATAACCCTGCGAACCATCTTCC CGGCATAATGCAGTCTTCGTCCTTTGGCGAATCGCAGGTGAAGGAGAGTCGAAGGATAAAGGATTTAGTTTGTCAAGCTGCCATGAAGACGGCGAAGGCGAATGACAACTTACTTCAAGGCGATGGGAAGGAGATCACTTATCGTCAGATGTATCTGGCAATTATGGAGGTGTGCAAGTATTCTATGGATATGCTTAGAAGGAGAATGGGGTTTTCGTACCAGCCTACGTT GGTAGGGAGAATTGTGAGCGCTTATAATGATGATAAAGTCTATTCAATCGATCTAGTAGGAGCG GTCCTCCGTCAGGGATCGTTTGTGAACAAGATGCGCGAGCTCGGATGGACGTCTAGCCGATTTTTCGACGGGTCAAGTAATGAGTTGGCACTGCAGCACGCTTTATCTCGGTATCACGC ATTTTTGGATCTGATGGTGTCGTCTACTTCGTCCACCCTCTCGGGATCATCCTCCAAGTTTCTCGTTCCGACACTTGACATTGATTTGATTTGGCATACTCACCAGCTGATACCCGCGAAATATGAGAGCGATTGTACGATGCTCTTGAAGAGGTTTCTTGACCA TGACGACAAGGTCGAGGGACTGAGGTTATCTTCTGCGTTTGATATCACTGCGCGCGCGTGGAAGGATCGGTTTGGGGTTCAGTATACGTATTGCGGGTGTCCTACGGTGGGAGATACCATCGGCGAGCGGTTGTTGCATGCCATTGAGCACAAGTCCAAGGCCAAGGCGAAATCTACTACTCTTCTTATCCCGCCCACTGATCAGCCAGATGCGCTATCGGCTACTCATCCGAGTGATCATAATTCTGTCCGGTTTATTGCGCATGATGAACGGGCGAGAAATGAGAAAGCGAAGAGGTATGATAGTCTTattgagaagaaggagaaagagcgTCAGGCGGCTGTGAAAAAGGCTGCTGCTAAAGCTGCATCGGTCAATGGGTCTGCTACTGAAGTCACG CGCGACCGTGACAAGTCAGTCAACTGTGGCTTCAACACTGCATTTTTGTTTCCGTTGCCGTTAGAGTTTGCGAAGGGCGTGTCGAGTCCAACTGCCATTGCCAGTGACGGGTGCATCGATTTGGATGGGTCCGTCGTTGTCTCCGTTGCAGGG TGTAAGAGAACTATCGCACCGGCTCCAAACAAGATGGACCACATTGCGATCAGCGAGTATTGTGGGACGTTAAGTTTCCCGGCACTACTTTTGCTTGATTGCGGAGcggtggaagatgaagacgaagtgCTAGAATGGGAAGTCGCATTCGTCTCGCTCGCAGAACTCGCCGTTTTCGACACCGTTACCCTCCCGCTCAGACTGTCTGATGGCGTAGGtgtagcaccagcaccagcactgGTAGCGGCACCAACCGCGAGATTGACGCCGTTTGAAATAGACGCGGTCGTGACGCAATTGGACGATCTGGGCGTCGTATAG
- a CDS encoding 60S ribosomal protein L18-B — protein sequence MGIDITHHHVKKGSRTAPKSEDPYLLLLVKLYRFLARRTDANFNKVILHRLFLSKNNRAPLSLSRIVKETANTPDLASKIIVQVGTVTDDIRLTTVPKLTVAALRFTQSAKERIIAAGGEVLTFDQLALRAPTGSNTVLLRGVKTAREAYKHFGMGPHKNKKPYTISKGRKFEQGRGRRKSRGFKV from the exons ATG GGTATCGACATCACCCACCACCACGTCAAGAAGGGCAGCCGCACTGCACCCAAGTCTGAGGATCCCTATCTGCTGCTCCTCGTGAAG TTGTACCGTTTCCTTGCCCGTCGCACAGACGCCAACTTCAACAAG GTCATTCTCCaccgcctcttcctctccaagAACAACCGTGCCcccctttccctctcccgcATCGTTAAGGAGACCGCCAACACCCCCGATCTCGCCTCCAAGATCATTGTCCAAGTTGGAACCGTCACCGATGATATCCGTCTAACCACCGTCCCAAAACTCACCGTCGCTGCTCTGCGATTCACCCAGTCTGCCAAGGAGCGCATCATTGCTGCTGGTGGTGAGGTTCTCACCTTCGACCAGCTTGCTCTCCGCGCTCCGACGGGCTCCAACACCGTTCTCCTGAGAGGTGTCAAGACCGCTCGTGAGGCTTACAAGCACTTCGGCATGG GTCCccacaagaacaagaagccCTACACAATATCCAAAGGCCGCAAGTTCGAACAAGGTCGTGGTCGCCGAAAGTCGAGAGGTTTCAAGGTCTAA
- a CDS encoding Glycine-rich domain-containing protein 1, with the protein MTDAPPPAYTRVSDSNCNSTPRDTPSLRRTLPRIDIDFDSDIDANGNASVDALGTLDELDVPPPSYSSSTSTSVSALTPHSTLPTSSLSPRSSSPFPSRTSPSFPSRSPSSFTPNLEKPSVNADIPIHQILPIGHTKLTAPLVSTREVKGYLALLGVFGGVRRRVRLGLGRGEGLMWVEGVRGLEMGGIGLGEVGTGKEKGKEKGKGKEKEKGKGKEKEKGKAKGKGKQKQKEEEEGEQRWRMFVALAVERFDIWCRTLEPGDVHTPIDVFLPPVDVLMVWHAYMLNPRWYAEDTTRIRTCQILKLCESKFAEMLCDTGVVDLVRSDLEYDYEFEIHSNDKYNYNHDYNSEDEDDHGNKDDWNYKDDSDAKFNPDSKSNYNYNYKDEEEEEEAGEKRYDKQPPPRPRPRPRTRTRARPRQSKLREERWCARTGVEFDPFVFFECGGMCVGSELGVGVGVGSGSELGVGVKEGKEFGKGEKMKEVKEGMGMEFGKEVGEKEAIEKGVEKEKEKKKEEKGKRNGMNGKGKNVPCPRCGCDIWVEFVNDKGTGYFQSNFFTTCPRAPDGCDSIAVTGTNTNTNTSANTSTSTSTNTSTNASAKTDAGVGVNAGTAVGKEVCVGKGKEVATGVTINKEQLALRKLANDIAARAYPTYVERSSHLAGTLLTQSTSDTEAGNKIKRLLCDKAKSKVFFSSSSFSSSAKQATPAPTYTYGTPEYEREMSSAVMRYCSYSMGRLREMMVGECGEVDVVDRIMSAYVDDKIYSVDLVAAVLRQDAFVKKIHDLGWTVPGYFDSPRNERVLRYAIARYHAFLDLTALSPTSSSSSSFIPTLDIDLVWHTHQLTPEKYAGDCKTLVELFVDHDQSVVFSHLSLQVQPLLTLLSSDGNKIERGHGIGGKMVLAFEETCKAWRERFRIEYTLCGSSSSSSFSSFASFSSSASFSSSSTGVGISKRLSRFVGTFAGNLNGQPPVRPPHPALVPPDDGGVDGVASGSGKVRVGVGVREDVRKAMHPSVHVAGRGGLEWKCGCESESERKVQHPG; encoded by the exons ATGACAGACGCCCCCCCACCAGCATACACCCGCGTATCTGACTCTAACTGTAACTCTACACCCAGAGACACTCCGAGTTTACGACGCACTCTACCCCGTATTGACATTGACTTCGACAGCGACATTGATGCGAATGGGAATGCGAGTGTAGATGCGTTGGGTACGTTGGATGAGTTGGATGTGCCGCCGCCGAGCTATAGCAGCTCTACATCTACATCTGTGTCTGCGCTCACACCGCACAGTACACTCCCCACATCTTCACTATCCCcccgctcctcctcaccCTTCCCCTCCCGCACCTCACCATCCTTCCCCTCCCGCTCCCCCTCCTCATTCACCCCAAATCTGGAAAAACCAAGTGTCAACGCCGATATCCCAATCCACCAAATCCTCCCAATAGGCCACACGAAGCTCACCGCGCCTCTCGTCAGCACTAGGGAGGTGAAAGGGTATTTAGCACTTTTGGGGGTGTTTGGGGGGGTGAGGAGGCGGGTTCGATTAGGATtggggaggggggaggggttGATGTGGGTGGAGGGGGTGAGGGGTTTGGAGATGGGGGGGATTGGGTTGGGGGAGGTAGGTACGGGGAAAGAGAAGGggaaggaaaagggaaaggggaaagagaaagagaaagggaaggggaaagaaaaagagaaggggAAGGCAAAGGGCAAAGGGAAGCAGAAGcaaaaagaggaggaggagggggagcaGAGGTGGAGGATGTTCGTTGCGTTGGCTGTTGAACG ATTCGATATATGGTGCCGCACACTCGAGCCAGGGGACGTGCATACGCCTATTGACGTCTTTTTGCCGCCTGTGGATGTACTTATG gTGTGGCATGCGTATATGCTTAATCCGCG ATGGTACGCAGAAGACACCACACGCATCCGCACCTGTCAAATTCTCAAACTTTGCGAGTCAAAGTTTGCTGAGATGCTGTGTGATACTGGGGTGGTGGATCTTGTTCGGTCTGATTTGGAGTACGATTATGAGTTTGAGATTCACTCTAATGACAAATACAACTACAACCACGATTACAACagcgaggacgaggacgatcaTGGGAACAAGGACGACTGGAACTACAAGGACGACTCCGACGCCAAGTTCAATCCCGACTCCAAGTCCAACTACAACTACAACTacaaggacgaggaagaggaagaggaagctgGGGAGAAGCGATACGATAAGCAACCTCCCCCACGACCCCGACCGCGACCccgaacacgaacacgagcCCGGCCCCGACAGTCAAAGCTCCGCGAAGAACGATGGTGCGCACGTACGGGTGTGGAGTTTGATCCGTTTGTGTTTTTCGAATGTGGGGGGATGTGTGTGGGATCAGAATTGGGGGTTGGGGTGGGAGTGGGGTCGGGATCAGAGTTGGGGGTTGGGGTgaaggaggggaaggagtTTGGTAAAGgggagaagatgaaggaggtgAAGGAGGGAATGGGGATGGAGTTTGGTAAGGAGGTAGGTGAGAAGGAAGCGATAGAGAAGGGggtggagaaggagaaggagaagaagaaggaggaaaagggaaagaggaatgggatgaatgggaaaggcaagaacgTCCCGTGTCCGCGGTGCGGATGCGATATCTGGGTCG AATTCGTGAATGATAAAGGGACGGGATACTTCCAGTCCAACTTTTTCACTACGTGTCCGCGTGCGCCTGATGGGTGCGATTCGATCGCGGTCACCggcaccaacaccaacaccaacaccagcgcgaacaccagcaccagcaccagcacaaACACCAGCACAAACGCCAGCGCAAAGACAGacgcgggtgtgggtgtcaACGCGGGTACGGCGGTGGGTAAGGAAGTGTGTGTAGGTAAGGGGAAGGAAGTGGCTACGGGTGTAACAATCAACAAAGAACAGCTCGCACTCCGCAAGCTCGCAAATGATATCGCAGCGCGCGCGTATCCGACGTATGTCGAGCGGAGCTCGCATTTAGC AGGGACACTCCTCACACAATCCACATCCGACACGGAGGCGGGGAACAAGATTAAACGGCTGCTATGCGATAAAGCCAAGTCCAAGGTGTTCTTCTCCTCAAGTTCTTTCTCGAGCAGTGCAAAGCAAGCGACGCCCGCCCCCACGTACACGTACGGCACCCCAGAGTACGAACGCGAAATGTCGAGCGCTGTGATGCGCTATTGTTCATATTCGATGGGGCGGTTGAGGGAGATGATGGTTGGGGAGTGTGGGGAGGTTGatgt GGTGGACAGGATTATGAGCGCGTATGTGGATGATAAAATCTACTCTGTCGATCTTGTCGCTGCG GTTCTTCGACAAGATGCATTTGTAAAGAAGATACACGATCTAGGATGGACGGTGCCCGGGTACTTTGATAGTCCGCGGAACGAGCGCGTGTTACGGTATGCTATCGCGCGATACCACGC GTTTTTGGATTTGACGGCTTTGTCGCCtacatcgtcgtcgtcatcatcgttcATTCCGACGCTGGATATTGATTTGGTGTGGCATACGCATCAGCTTACTCCGGAGAAGTATGCTGGGGACTGTAAAACTCTGGTGGAGCTGTTCGTTGATCATGACCAGTCAGTGGTGTTCTCTCACCTTTCCCTCCAAGTTCAACCACTGCTGACGCTGTTAAGCAGCGACGGCAATAAAATAGAAAGGGGACACGGAATCGGGGGAAAGATGGTGTTGGCGTTTGAGGAGACGTGTAAAGCGTGGCGTGAGCGGTTCAGGATCGAGTACACGCTCTGCgggtcttcttcctcttcctctttctcttcattcgcctccttttcctcatccgcctctttctcttcctcttcgacaGGCGTGGGTATAAGCAAACGGCTCTCGCGCTTCGTAGGCACCTTTGCTGGTAACTTGAATGGGCAGCCGCCTGTGCGGCCGCCTCATCCGGCGCTTGTTCCACCTGATGATGGGGGTGTGGACGGGGTTgcgagtgggagtgggaagGTAAGGGTCGGGGTGGGGGTGAGAGAGGATGTGCGGAAGGCGATGCATCCTAGTGTGCATGTGGCCGGGAGGGGTGGGTTGGAGTGGAAGTGTGGGtgtgagagtgagagtgagaggAAGGTGCAGCACCCAGGCTAA
- a CDS encoding Transformer-2 protein-like protein beta (Transformer-2 protein homolog beta): MVSLSQHEYNDSATAPVDPYSDAYNAPPAPAPSERDPLPPRGRSRSRSPPRRDTNGNGANGDSGRYRSPPPYRSRRSPPPRRSHAPLQPNPSNVLGVFGLSIRTQERDLEDEFSRYGRVEKVTIVYDQRSDRSRGFGFIRMSTVEEATKCIETLNGIELNGRRIRVDYSVTDRPHASTPGEYMGHRRSGRDARDRDRDRDRDRDYRDRDYRRDRDRDYRDRDRDRDRDNYGRDRDWRDRRSPPPSKTGRYSPEYRRRRSYSRSPPPRGSSPPRQLNGNGRDYDNSVANGAPSASAGESNGNRW; this comes from the exons ATGGTGAGTCTGAGTCAGCACGAA TACAACGACTCTGCTACTGCTCCAGTTGACCCATACTCTGACGCGTACAACGCCCCTCCGGCGCCTGCTCCCTCTGAGCGCGACCCTCTTCCGCCACGTGGCAGGTCTCGTTCCAGGAGCCCTCCTCGGAGGGATACCAATGGCAACGGTGCCAATGGGGACTCTGGTCGCTACAGGAGTCCCCCTCCATACCGTAGCAGAAGGTCCCCTCCACCTAGGCGCTCCCATGCTCCGCTT CAACCAAACCCGTCTAATGTATTAGGCGTGTTTGGATTGAGCATTCGGACACAAGAGCGTGACTTAGAAGATGAGTTCAGCAGATACGGCCGCGTAGAGAAGGTTACAATAGTCTACGACCAACGA TCTGATCGATCTCGTGGCTTTGGCTTTATTCGCATGTCTACTGTCGAGGAGGCTACGAAGTGCATTGAAACGTTGAACGGCATA GAACTGAACGGTCGTCGCATCCGCGTTGACTACTCTGTTACCGATCGACCGCATGCTTCCACTcctggtgaatacatgggTCACCGTCGGTCTGGAAGAGATGCTCGTGATCGTGACAGGGACCGCGACCGCGACCGCGATTATCGTGACCGCGACTATCGTCGTGATCGGGATAGAGACTATAGAGATCGCGACCGTGATAGGGATCGCGACAACTATGGTCGCGACCGAGACTGGAGGGACAGGCGCAGTCCGCCCCCGTCCAAAACCGGCCGTTACTCGCCTGAATATCGCCGCAGACGTAGCTATTCACGGAGCCCTCCTCCTCGAGGCAGCAGCCCGCCCCGCCAGCTCAATGGAAATGGCAGGGACTATGACAACTCTGTAGCGAATGGAGCGccctctgcttctgctggGGAATCAAATGGCAACCGGTGGTGA
- a CDS encoding Lysophospholipid acyltransferase, translating into MDALFMPLANAVGASVDQIKLISCLLIAYPLASIFVRIPSSQPALRHLYSIVVALLFFFPVLQIYSAFFQLLGSILATYFVTKYDKSSRMPWVVFTIVMGHLTVNHVIRAIYGFSYETMEVTGPQMVLTMKLTTFAWNVYDGRRKEEELDKWQLSKRITQYPSLLEFLGYSFYFPGILVGPYLDYPEYMELINETMFQHAHVKAALKDGHRLPPGRKRAAYTKMFMGLVYLGAFVLLGPTYNFSVALKPGFTDMPLWKRILVFQLGGPIERAKYYAIWTLTEGASVLTGLGFTDFGLHGKPNWDRAANVKVWTIEFPSNFKVLLDAWNMKTNVWLRECVYKRVTPKGKKPGNLSQMITFFTSAFWHGIASGYYLTFIMGGFITAAARQARANFRPLLVPPTAPNTPPPPPTLIKRIYDIGSIALSAMILNYSASAFIILSGRDSITTWKALGWYGHIIIFGSLIFFYAGGTAYFRKLQKKKGVLPPPRSAKKPAENGNGSATGTPVSEKNFVLPPSVDKFVPPPQ; encoded by the exons ATGGACGCGTTATTCATGCCGCTGGCTAACGCCGTCGGTGCCAGTGTGGACCAAATAAAG CTTATTTCATGTCTGCTTATTGCCTACCCTCTCGcgagcatttttgtccggatTCCGAGCTCCCAACCGGCCCTCAGACACTTGTACAGCATCGTCGTCGCCCTCCTGTTCTTCTTCCCGGTGCTGCAGATATACTCTGCATTCTTTCAACTGTTGGGCAGTATTTTGGCGACGTACTTTGTGACCAAGTATGATAAGAGCTCGAGAATGCCATGGGTTGTGTTTAC GATCGTTATGGGACACCTAACAGTCAA CCATGTAATCCGTGCCATCTACGGATTCAGCTACGAGACCATGGAGGTTACCGGTCCCCAGATGGTTCTCACCATGAAGTTGACCACCTTTGCCTGGAACGTATACGACGGACGCCGCAAGGAAGAGGAGTTGGACAAATGGCAGCTTTCGAAGCGCATTACCCAATACCCTTCTCTTCTTGAATTCCTTGGATACTC ATTCTACTTCCCAGGAATCCTTGTCGGGCCCTACCTCGATTATCCTGAGTACATGGAACTCATCAACGAGACCATGTTCCAGCACGCCCACGTCAAAGCAGCTCTCAAGGACGGCCACAGGCTTCCTCCCGGCCGTAAACGCGCTGCTTACACCAAAATGTTCATGGGCCTTGTCTACCTTGGTGCATTCGTCCTTCTTGGACCAACCTACAATTTCTCTGTTGCCTTGAAACCAGGATTCACTGATATGCCTTTGTGGAAGCG TATCCTCGTCTTCCAATTGGGTGGCCCCATTGAGCGTGCCAAATATTATGCTATCTGGACCCTAACAGAAGGTGCCAGTGTGCTCACTGGGCTAGGATTCACTGACTTTGGTCTCCATGGCAAACCCAACTGGGACAGGGCAGCAAATGTCAAAGTGTGGACTATTGAGTTCCCGAGCAACTTCAAGGTGCTCTTGGACGCATGGAACATGAAGACAAACGTGTGGCTAAGGGAGTGCGTATACAAGCGTGTCACCCCCAAGGGTAAAAAGCCAGGCAATCTCAGCCAGATGATCACATTCTTCACCAGTGCTTTCTGG CACGGCATTGCAAGTGGATACTATCTCACTTTCATAATGGGAGGCTTCATCACAGCCGCTGCCCGACAGGCACGCGCTAACTTCCGCCCTCTCCTCGTTCCACCCACCGCCCCCAatactcctcctcccccgccCACGCTGATCAAGCGCATCTATGATATCGGCTCTATCGCACTCTCCGCTATGATACTCAACTACTCTGCATCGGCCTTCATAATCCTATCAGGCCGCGATTCGATCACAACATGGAAGGCTCTGGGTTGGTACGGGcacatcatcatctttgGAAGTTTGATATTCTTCTACGCTGGTGGCACGGCGTACTTCAGGAAGctccagaagaagaagggcgttctccctcctcctAGGAGCGCGAAAAAGCCCGCTGAGAATGGTAACGGGAGCGCAACAGGTACCCCTGTTTCGGAAAAGAACTTTGTCTTGCCACCTTCTGTGGACAAGTTCGTGCCTCCTCCTCAGTGA